One genomic region from Corvus hawaiiensis isolate bCorHaw1 chromosome 21, bCorHaw1.pri.cur, whole genome shotgun sequence encodes:
- the STOM gene encoding stomatin: MADHEAGYPAKSRRAPDDADTGLGVCGWILVITSLVFTVLTFPVSIWMCIKIIKEYERAIIFRLGRILKGGAKGPGLFFVLPCTDSFIKVDMRTISFDIPPQEILTKDSVTVNVDGVVYYRVQNATLAVANITNADSATRLLAQTTLRNVLGTKNLSEILSDREEIAHSMQVTLDDATDDWGIKVERVEIKDVKLPVQLQRAMAAEAEAAREARAKVIAAEGEMNASRALKEASMVITESPAALQLRYLQTLTTIAAEKNSTIVFPLPINILQGLLGGKE; encoded by the exons ATGGCAGACCACGAAGCGGGGTACCCGGCCAAGTCCCGGCGGGCGCCAG ATGATGCTGATACTGGCCTTGGTGTGTGTGGATGGATCCTGGTGATCACCTCACTTGTTTTCACTGTTCTGACATTTCCTGTCTCGATATGGATGTGCATAAAG ATTATCAAGGAATATGAGCGGGCCATCATCTTCAGACTTGGACGCATCCTAAAAGGGGGAGCAAAGGGACCAG GTTTGTTTTTCGTCCTGCCTTGCACAGACAGCTTCATCAAAGTTGATATGAGAACCATCTCTTTTGATATCCCTCCTCAGGAG ATCCTGACCAAGGACTCAGTGACAGTTAACGTGGATGGAGTGGTTTATTACAGGGTGCAGAATGCCACCCTGGCCGTGGCAAACATCACCAACGCCGACTCAGCCACCCGGCTCCTGGCACAGACCACCCTGAGGAATGTCCTGGGCACCAAAAACCTCTCTGAGATCCTGTCTGATCGTGAGGAAATTGCACACAGCATGCAG GTCACACTTGATGATGCAACAGACGATTGGGGCATTAAGGTGGAACGTGTGGAGATCAAGGATGTGAAGTTacctgtccagctgcagagagccatggctgcagaagcagaggctGCCCGGGAGGCGAGAGCCAAG GTGATCGCGGCCGAGGGGGAGATGAACGCGTCCAGGGCCCTGAAGGAGGCGTCCATGGTGATCACGGAGTCTCccgctgctctccagctccgGTACCTGCAGACCTTGACCACCATCGCTGCCGAGAAGAATTCCACCATCGTCTTCCCCCTGCCCATAAACATCCTGCAGGGCCTCCTAGGTGGGAAAGAGTAG
- the GSN gene encoding gelsolin isoform X3 — translation MVEHAEFLKAGKEPGLQIWRVEKFDLVPVPKNLYGDFFTGDSYLVLNTIKQRSGNLQYDLHFWLGDESSQDERGAAAIFTVQMDEHLQGKAVQHREVQGHESPTFLGYFKSGIKYKAGGVASGFRHVVPNEVTVQRLLQVKGRRTVRATEVPVSWDSFNTGDCFILDLGSNIFQWCGSDSNRQERLKATVLAKGIRDNERNGRAKVYVSEEGSEREEMLQVLGPKPSLPAGAPDETKTDTANRKLAKLYKVSNGAGNMAVSLVADENPFSQAALSTDDCFILDHGTDGKIFVWKGKGANSEEKKAALKTASEFIDKMGYPKHTQIQVLPESGETPLFKQFFKNWRDKDQTEGLGQPHVSGHVAKIEQVPFDAATLHSSKAMAAQHGMEDDGSGKKQIWRIEGSEKVPVDPATYGQFYGGDSYIILYDYQHDGKQGQIIYTWQGADSTQDEIATSAFLTVQLDEELGGSPVQKRVVQGKEPPHLMSMFGGKPLIVYKGGTSREGGQTAPAATRLFQVRSSTSGATRAVELDPTASQLNSNDAFVLKTPTAAYLWVGQGASNAEKSGAQELLKILGARPVQVAEGREPDNFWAALGGKAPYRTSPRLKDKKMDTHPPRLFACSNKSGRFTIEEVPGDLTQDDLATDDVMLLDTWDQVFVWIGKDAQEEEKTEALKSAKRYIDTDPSTRDKRTPVTIVKQGFEPPTFSGWFLGWDDDYWAVDPLQRAMADVDV, via the exons ATGGTGGAACACGCAGAGTTTTTGAAGGCTGGGAAGGAACCCGGCCTTCAGATCTGGAGGGTCGAGAAATTTGATTTGGTCCCAGTGCCAAAAAACCTGTATGGAGACTTCTTCACTGGAGATTCCTACCTGGTGCTGAACACCATCAAGCAGCGCAGCGGGAACCTCCAGTACGACCTGCATTTCTGGTTGG GTGATGAAAGCTCTCAGGATGAGCGTGGGGCTGCTGCCATCTTCACTGTGCAGATGGATGAGCACctgcagggaaaggctgtgcaGCACCGTGAGGTGCAGGGCCACGAGTCCCCCACTTTCCTGGGCTACTTCAAATCTGGCATCAAATACAAG GCTGGTGGTGTGGCTTCTGGCTTCAGACACGTGGTTCCCAACGAGGTCACtgtgcagaggctgctgcaggtCAAAGGCAGGCGAACGGTCCGGGCCACGGAGGTCCCTGTGAGCTGGGACAGCTTCAACACAGGGGACTGTTTCATCCTGGACCTGGGCAGT AATATCTTCCAATGGTGTGGCTCCGACAGCAACCGCCAGGAGCGGCTGAAGGCCACGGTGCTGGCCAAGGGAATCCGGGACAATGAGCGCAACGGGCGCGCCAAGGTCTACGTGTCAGAGGAGGGATCCGAGCGGGAGGAAATGCTCCAG GTCCTGGGACCAAAGCCCAGTTTGCCAGCAGGGGCTCCTGATGAGACCAAAACCGACACAGCCAACAGGAAGCTGGCGAAGCTCTACAAG GTCTCCAATGGGGCTGGGAACATGGCAGTGTCCCTGGTGGCAGATGAGAAccccttctcccaggcagccctgAGTACTGATGACTGCTTCATCCTGGACCATGGCACAGATGGAAAGATCTTTGTTTGGAAAG gcAAAGGTGCCAACTCTGAAGAGAAGAAGGCAGCACTGAAAACAGCCTCAGAGTTCATTGACAAGATGGGCTATCCCAAACACACCCAG ATCCAAGTCCTCCCTGAAAGTGGTGAGACACCTTTGTTCAAGCAATTCTTCAAGAACTGGCGAGACAAGGACCAGACagaagggctggggcagcctcacgTTTCTGGCCACGTTGCCAAGATCGAGCAGGTCCCTTTCGACGCGGCCACCCTGCACAGCTCCAAGGCCATGGCTGCCCAGCACGGTATGGAGGATGATGGCTCTGGCAAGAAACAG ATTTGGAGAATAGAAGGCTCCGAGAAGGTGCCGGTGGACCCCGCCACGTACGGGCAGTTTTACGGAGGGGACAGCTACATCATCCTGTATGATTACCAGCACGACGGGAAGCAGGGACAGATCATTTACACCTG GCAGGGCGCCGACTCCACACAGGATGAGATTGCAACCTCTGCATTCCTCACAGTGCAGCTGGATGAGGAGCTGGGAGGCAGCCCCGTGCAG aaacgAGTAGTGCAAGGGAAAGAGCCCCCTCACCTGATGAGCATGTTTGGTGGAAAGCCCTTGATTGTTTACAAGGGTGGAACCTCGCGGGAAGGAGGCCAGACAGCCCCTGCAGCAACGCGGCTGTTCCAGGTCCGCTCCAGCACCTCCGGAGCCACCAGAGCAGTGGAG CTGGATCCTACAGCCAGCCAGCTGAACTCCAATGATGCCTTTGTCCTGAAAACTCCCACTGCTGCCTACCTGTGGGTTGGCCAAGGAGCCAGCAATGCTGAGAAATCGggagcacaggagctgctgaagaTACTGGGAGCTCGCCCAGTACAGGTTGCTGAGGGCAGAGAGCCAG acAATTTCTGGGCAGCCTTGGGTGGCAAAGCTCCGTACCGCACCTCGCCCCGGCTCAAGGACAAGAAGATGGACACTCACCCCCCGCGTCTCTTCGCGTGCTCCAACAAGAGCGGGCGCTTCACC ATTGAAGAAGTTCCTGGAGATCTGACTCAGGATGACCTTGCCACAGATGATGTGATGCTCCTCGACACGTGGGATCAG GTCTTTGTATGGATTGGGAAAGATGcccaagaagaagaaaagactgAGGCACTGAAATCTG ccAAACGCTACATTGACACAGACCCATCCACGCGGGACAAGAGGACCCCAGTGACCATCGTCAAACAGGGCTTCGAGCCTCCCACCTTCTCGGGATGGTTCCTGGGCTGGGACGACGACTACTGGGCTGTGGATCCCCTGCAGAGAGCAATGGCAGACGTGGATGTGTGA
- the GSN gene encoding gelsolin isoform X2, whose product MGMTCFKEASLPVTMVEHAEFLKAGKEPGLQIWRVEKFDLVPVPKNLYGDFFTGDSYLVLNTIKQRSGNLQYDLHFWLGDESSQDERGAAAIFTVQMDEHLQGKAVQHREVQGHESPTFLGYFKSGIKYKAGGVASGFRHVVPNEVTVQRLLQVKGRRTVRATEVPVSWDSFNTGDCFILDLGSNIFQWCGSDSNRQERLKATVLAKGIRDNERNGRAKVYVSEEGSEREEMLQVLGPKPSLPAGAPDETKTDTANRKLAKLYKVSNGAGNMAVSLVADENPFSQAALSTDDCFILDHGTDGKIFVWKGKGANSEEKKAALKTASEFIDKMGYPKHTQIQVLPESGETPLFKQFFKNWRDKDQTEGLGQPHVSGHVAKIEQVPFDAATLHSSKAMAAQHGMEDDGSGKKQIWRIEGSEKVPVDPATYGQFYGGDSYIILYDYQHDGKQGQIIYTWQGADSTQDEIATSAFLTVQLDEELGGSPVQKRVVQGKEPPHLMSMFGGKPLIVYKGGTSREGGQTAPAATRLFQVRSSTSGATRAVELDPTASQLNSNDAFVLKTPTAAYLWVGQGASNAEKSGAQELLKILGARPVQVAEGREPDNFWAALGGKAPYRTSPRLKDKKMDTHPPRLFACSNKSGRFTIEEVPGDLTQDDLATDDVMLLDTWDQVFVWIGKDAQEEEKTEALKSAKRYIDTDPSTRDKRTPVTIVKQGFEPPTFSGWFLGWDDDYWAVDPLQRAMADVDV is encoded by the exons CCTGTCACCATGGTGGAACACGCAGAGTTTTTGAAGGCTGGGAAGGAACCCGGCCTTCAGATCTGGAGGGTCGAGAAATTTGATTTGGTCCCAGTGCCAAAAAACCTGTATGGAGACTTCTTCACTGGAGATTCCTACCTGGTGCTGAACACCATCAAGCAGCGCAGCGGGAACCTCCAGTACGACCTGCATTTCTGGTTGG GTGATGAAAGCTCTCAGGATGAGCGTGGGGCTGCTGCCATCTTCACTGTGCAGATGGATGAGCACctgcagggaaaggctgtgcaGCACCGTGAGGTGCAGGGCCACGAGTCCCCCACTTTCCTGGGCTACTTCAAATCTGGCATCAAATACAAG GCTGGTGGTGTGGCTTCTGGCTTCAGACACGTGGTTCCCAACGAGGTCACtgtgcagaggctgctgcaggtCAAAGGCAGGCGAACGGTCCGGGCCACGGAGGTCCCTGTGAGCTGGGACAGCTTCAACACAGGGGACTGTTTCATCCTGGACCTGGGCAGT AATATCTTCCAATGGTGTGGCTCCGACAGCAACCGCCAGGAGCGGCTGAAGGCCACGGTGCTGGCCAAGGGAATCCGGGACAATGAGCGCAACGGGCGCGCCAAGGTCTACGTGTCAGAGGAGGGATCCGAGCGGGAGGAAATGCTCCAG GTCCTGGGACCAAAGCCCAGTTTGCCAGCAGGGGCTCCTGATGAGACCAAAACCGACACAGCCAACAGGAAGCTGGCGAAGCTCTACAAG GTCTCCAATGGGGCTGGGAACATGGCAGTGTCCCTGGTGGCAGATGAGAAccccttctcccaggcagccctgAGTACTGATGACTGCTTCATCCTGGACCATGGCACAGATGGAAAGATCTTTGTTTGGAAAG gcAAAGGTGCCAACTCTGAAGAGAAGAAGGCAGCACTGAAAACAGCCTCAGAGTTCATTGACAAGATGGGCTATCCCAAACACACCCAG ATCCAAGTCCTCCCTGAAAGTGGTGAGACACCTTTGTTCAAGCAATTCTTCAAGAACTGGCGAGACAAGGACCAGACagaagggctggggcagcctcacgTTTCTGGCCACGTTGCCAAGATCGAGCAGGTCCCTTTCGACGCGGCCACCCTGCACAGCTCCAAGGCCATGGCTGCCCAGCACGGTATGGAGGATGATGGCTCTGGCAAGAAACAG ATTTGGAGAATAGAAGGCTCCGAGAAGGTGCCGGTGGACCCCGCCACGTACGGGCAGTTTTACGGAGGGGACAGCTACATCATCCTGTATGATTACCAGCACGACGGGAAGCAGGGACAGATCATTTACACCTG GCAGGGCGCCGACTCCACACAGGATGAGATTGCAACCTCTGCATTCCTCACAGTGCAGCTGGATGAGGAGCTGGGAGGCAGCCCCGTGCAG aaacgAGTAGTGCAAGGGAAAGAGCCCCCTCACCTGATGAGCATGTTTGGTGGAAAGCCCTTGATTGTTTACAAGGGTGGAACCTCGCGGGAAGGAGGCCAGACAGCCCCTGCAGCAACGCGGCTGTTCCAGGTCCGCTCCAGCACCTCCGGAGCCACCAGAGCAGTGGAG CTGGATCCTACAGCCAGCCAGCTGAACTCCAATGATGCCTTTGTCCTGAAAACTCCCACTGCTGCCTACCTGTGGGTTGGCCAAGGAGCCAGCAATGCTGAGAAATCGggagcacaggagctgctgaagaTACTGGGAGCTCGCCCAGTACAGGTTGCTGAGGGCAGAGAGCCAG acAATTTCTGGGCAGCCTTGGGTGGCAAAGCTCCGTACCGCACCTCGCCCCGGCTCAAGGACAAGAAGATGGACACTCACCCCCCGCGTCTCTTCGCGTGCTCCAACAAGAGCGGGCGCTTCACC ATTGAAGAAGTTCCTGGAGATCTGACTCAGGATGACCTTGCCACAGATGATGTGATGCTCCTCGACACGTGGGATCAG GTCTTTGTATGGATTGGGAAAGATGcccaagaagaagaaaagactgAGGCACTGAAATCTG ccAAACGCTACATTGACACAGACCCATCCACGCGGGACAAGAGGACCCCAGTGACCATCGTCAAACAGGGCTTCGAGCCTCCCACCTTCTCGGGATGGTTCCTGGGCTGGGACGACGACTACTGGGCTGTGGATCCCCTGCAGAGAGCAATGGCAGACGTGGATGTGTGA
- the GSN gene encoding gelsolin isoform X1, with protein sequence MGRKDFNYLFLTIFCTMALKLSCVSSMSVAGLGYVVTAAVVLSAVPVTMVEHAEFLKAGKEPGLQIWRVEKFDLVPVPKNLYGDFFTGDSYLVLNTIKQRSGNLQYDLHFWLGDESSQDERGAAAIFTVQMDEHLQGKAVQHREVQGHESPTFLGYFKSGIKYKAGGVASGFRHVVPNEVTVQRLLQVKGRRTVRATEVPVSWDSFNTGDCFILDLGSNIFQWCGSDSNRQERLKATVLAKGIRDNERNGRAKVYVSEEGSEREEMLQVLGPKPSLPAGAPDETKTDTANRKLAKLYKVSNGAGNMAVSLVADENPFSQAALSTDDCFILDHGTDGKIFVWKGKGANSEEKKAALKTASEFIDKMGYPKHTQIQVLPESGETPLFKQFFKNWRDKDQTEGLGQPHVSGHVAKIEQVPFDAATLHSSKAMAAQHGMEDDGSGKKQIWRIEGSEKVPVDPATYGQFYGGDSYIILYDYQHDGKQGQIIYTWQGADSTQDEIATSAFLTVQLDEELGGSPVQKRVVQGKEPPHLMSMFGGKPLIVYKGGTSREGGQTAPAATRLFQVRSSTSGATRAVELDPTASQLNSNDAFVLKTPTAAYLWVGQGASNAEKSGAQELLKILGARPVQVAEGREPDNFWAALGGKAPYRTSPRLKDKKMDTHPPRLFACSNKSGRFTIEEVPGDLTQDDLATDDVMLLDTWDQVFVWIGKDAQEEEKTEALKSAKRYIDTDPSTRDKRTPVTIVKQGFEPPTFSGWFLGWDDDYWAVDPLQRAMADVDV encoded by the exons ATGGGCAGAAAGGACTTCAATTATCTTTTCCTCACCATTTTCTGCACAATGGCTCTGAAGCTGAGCTGTGTCAGCtccatgtctgtggcagggCTTGGATATGTTGTTACAGCAGCTGTTGTGCTTTCAGCTGTG CCTGTCACCATGGTGGAACACGCAGAGTTTTTGAAGGCTGGGAAGGAACCCGGCCTTCAGATCTGGAGGGTCGAGAAATTTGATTTGGTCCCAGTGCCAAAAAACCTGTATGGAGACTTCTTCACTGGAGATTCCTACCTGGTGCTGAACACCATCAAGCAGCGCAGCGGGAACCTCCAGTACGACCTGCATTTCTGGTTGG GTGATGAAAGCTCTCAGGATGAGCGTGGGGCTGCTGCCATCTTCACTGTGCAGATGGATGAGCACctgcagggaaaggctgtgcaGCACCGTGAGGTGCAGGGCCACGAGTCCCCCACTTTCCTGGGCTACTTCAAATCTGGCATCAAATACAAG GCTGGTGGTGTGGCTTCTGGCTTCAGACACGTGGTTCCCAACGAGGTCACtgtgcagaggctgctgcaggtCAAAGGCAGGCGAACGGTCCGGGCCACGGAGGTCCCTGTGAGCTGGGACAGCTTCAACACAGGGGACTGTTTCATCCTGGACCTGGGCAGT AATATCTTCCAATGGTGTGGCTCCGACAGCAACCGCCAGGAGCGGCTGAAGGCCACGGTGCTGGCCAAGGGAATCCGGGACAATGAGCGCAACGGGCGCGCCAAGGTCTACGTGTCAGAGGAGGGATCCGAGCGGGAGGAAATGCTCCAG GTCCTGGGACCAAAGCCCAGTTTGCCAGCAGGGGCTCCTGATGAGACCAAAACCGACACAGCCAACAGGAAGCTGGCGAAGCTCTACAAG GTCTCCAATGGGGCTGGGAACATGGCAGTGTCCCTGGTGGCAGATGAGAAccccttctcccaggcagccctgAGTACTGATGACTGCTTCATCCTGGACCATGGCACAGATGGAAAGATCTTTGTTTGGAAAG gcAAAGGTGCCAACTCTGAAGAGAAGAAGGCAGCACTGAAAACAGCCTCAGAGTTCATTGACAAGATGGGCTATCCCAAACACACCCAG ATCCAAGTCCTCCCTGAAAGTGGTGAGACACCTTTGTTCAAGCAATTCTTCAAGAACTGGCGAGACAAGGACCAGACagaagggctggggcagcctcacgTTTCTGGCCACGTTGCCAAGATCGAGCAGGTCCCTTTCGACGCGGCCACCCTGCACAGCTCCAAGGCCATGGCTGCCCAGCACGGTATGGAGGATGATGGCTCTGGCAAGAAACAG ATTTGGAGAATAGAAGGCTCCGAGAAGGTGCCGGTGGACCCCGCCACGTACGGGCAGTTTTACGGAGGGGACAGCTACATCATCCTGTATGATTACCAGCACGACGGGAAGCAGGGACAGATCATTTACACCTG GCAGGGCGCCGACTCCACACAGGATGAGATTGCAACCTCTGCATTCCTCACAGTGCAGCTGGATGAGGAGCTGGGAGGCAGCCCCGTGCAG aaacgAGTAGTGCAAGGGAAAGAGCCCCCTCACCTGATGAGCATGTTTGGTGGAAAGCCCTTGATTGTTTACAAGGGTGGAACCTCGCGGGAAGGAGGCCAGACAGCCCCTGCAGCAACGCGGCTGTTCCAGGTCCGCTCCAGCACCTCCGGAGCCACCAGAGCAGTGGAG CTGGATCCTACAGCCAGCCAGCTGAACTCCAATGATGCCTTTGTCCTGAAAACTCCCACTGCTGCCTACCTGTGGGTTGGCCAAGGAGCCAGCAATGCTGAGAAATCGggagcacaggagctgctgaagaTACTGGGAGCTCGCCCAGTACAGGTTGCTGAGGGCAGAGAGCCAG acAATTTCTGGGCAGCCTTGGGTGGCAAAGCTCCGTACCGCACCTCGCCCCGGCTCAAGGACAAGAAGATGGACACTCACCCCCCGCGTCTCTTCGCGTGCTCCAACAAGAGCGGGCGCTTCACC ATTGAAGAAGTTCCTGGAGATCTGACTCAGGATGACCTTGCCACAGATGATGTGATGCTCCTCGACACGTGGGATCAG GTCTTTGTATGGATTGGGAAAGATGcccaagaagaagaaaagactgAGGCACTGAAATCTG ccAAACGCTACATTGACACAGACCCATCCACGCGGGACAAGAGGACCCCAGTGACCATCGTCAAACAGGGCTTCGAGCCTCCCACCTTCTCGGGATGGTTCCTGGGCTGGGACGACGACTACTGGGCTGTGGATCCCCTGCAGAGAGCAATGGCAGACGTGGATGTGTGA